The DNA region TCCTTGTCGTCCTTGTGCTCGCCGGACTTGTCGCCGTGCTCGCCGGTGATCTTGTCCTTGATCTTCTCGACGATGCCCTCCTTGTGCTCCCCGTCCTTCTTGTGGTGCTCCTCGGCCTTCTTGTGCGCCTCCGCCTTCTtgtgctcctcctccttcttgtGGTCGCCCCCCATGTGGAGGGTCTCCTCGATCTTGTGGATGATGCCCGACATGGTGGTGGTGCTCTCTCTGGCTGCCTCCTCCTTTGCTCAAGAGGGAAATGGGGTTGGAATGCGATGCGGTGGTGATCTGCCCTGCCTCTTCGGCGCCGGTATTTGTAGAGCGCCGAGGTGGTCCGTGACTTGCGGTGGGGTGTGTGAGGAAACGGAAGGCCGATCGGATAAGAAGGACGTGATGGtgctaaaaaaaagaaaaataataatTGGAGGTAGCAATTGCTTTGTCTACCAACTATTGGTACCAACCGTTTCGTTCCATATTTTGCATATTCGTCTTTGCTGGATATTTTGCCTTGTCTACAAAAGAGAGCTAATAGTAAAAATATGATCAAATATCATGAAGCATAAATTGACGGTAAAAAGAAATGAATATGAATTTGAGCTTCAAATAAATGGGTTTGGCGAGGCTTCTAGGGCAAAAAATGGACGGTAAAAAGTTAACGCACGCGCCGCGGTTTTCAATTTATGCACTAAATAAGTATGCTCCATGGGGGGTTGCGTAGAGTTTTCCTCCCTAGATCCGGGTCATGTTAGCGCTAGCATCGTTTTCTGATCTCTACGTGGCGCCATCAACGTGTGAGGTAGTAGTAGAGAGGACCGGTCAGGTAGGTCGGCGTACGACAAGTGGGAGTGGCTGCACCGCCCAGCCCACCGGGCTAACCGCACGGCGACGCGCGCCGCGTGGACTCCGACGGCGTTGTCGGCAGCAGCGGCAGACGAGTGTACGACGCGGCGTTGGAGCCTGGCACCGCGGCCGGCGTCGTCCCGCGGAGCCCGTGCCGGCCAGTGACCGCCTGCCGCGTGCGCGCGGGTCACGTTATCTGCGCGTACTGGCCGGTGCCGCCCTCAGGTCCTTTGCCTCTCCGTACCTCCTCCTCGCTCGAGCTCATCCGAGACAGAGAACCGTGAGCGCAAGTGTGTGTGCAGCCGTGGAGGTGCGATAACCGCGGACTtcaaatttttattttattctagATAATCTAAGGATTGATACTAAGTTGGATTAaattaaaaatatataaatactAAGTTGGATTACGAAGAGAGAGGTCACTGGAACCATGATCCGTTATCTCTATCTGTAGCTAATTAATCAGAGTGAGAAGAAGATATTAAGTCGTCGCAACGCAAGAGGCACACGAGCAACGGTAAACTCTTCCCAATGCAGTTCTGCTGCGAGCCTGCGAACATTCGTGGATTTCAAGCTCAGACACGCAGATCCGGCCTGGACGGTTGTTCTCCATTGAGCCAAAAATACAACGCGGAAATTCATGACCTCAGGACATGGTTCCCACTCAGGCGCGCGAATGCTCGATGCCGGTTGCACTTGCACCCCACCATCTccgctttttttttcttttcttttttttttgcaaatggAGAACGGAATCTGATGCGGCATGTCGACATGTAGCACGGATTTGACCCGTAACGGTATCCATCCATCACGCTTGTATTTTTCATTTGTGCGAAATCTACATCTAGCTCAGAAGGATGCGTCGCCATAAATACTGTCACCGGAGCTTGTTGAACACCACGTTTGGCTGCTTGTCTTGTTAAAAAACTTGGTACTCTTGTACATAGAAACTtgctcaaatgctcatggcataAAATACACGTCGTCTTATTTTATGTCATTAGACTCACCTCTTCGTTGTTAAATATACGGCGTTCTGGGGGTACGTCCGAATCAAAAAAAAACGACGACATTGCATCAGTGTTTCGAATTTTCGATGGCAACGACGGCATTACAACACTAGCGAGCAAACTTATAATCAGTCAACGTGCCATCTAAATCTTGTTGCGTGAGAAGCATTCCTGATAAACTGGTAATACTCCCGATCTGGAACATGAAAATGTGCAGAGGCTTCGAGAAACATCACACATGGACCATTGCATATATAGTGCTCGAAGCACCCCAGTCAGACAGTGTTATTTAGAAgtgttaaataaaatctgtttataaataaaatctgtttataaaacccatcacatcaaagagaatcttgctatttagaagtgttaaataaaatctgtttataaaactttttgcacagatgggtgctaattcgcgagacaaatttaataagcctaattaatccataatttgccacagtgatgctacagtaatcat from Panicum hallii strain FIL2 chromosome 9, PHallii_v3.1, whole genome shotgun sequence includes:
- the LOC112877097 gene encoding dehydrin HIRD11 — encoded protein: MSGIIHKIEETLHMGGDHKKEEEHKKAEAHKKAEEHHKKDGEHKEGIVEKIKDKITGEHGDKSGEHKDDKDHKEKKDKKKKKEKKHGEGHHDHDGHSSSSSDSD